The genomic window AGTTTTTATCGGGATAAAGGGTAAAACCAATGGTTCCTTTAGTGCGAAACATCCTTTCCACCTCGCTGCACCAAACCGTTGCACTGCCATCTTGGTTTTCTTCAAATAAAAAGTCAACCGGATCAAAAGTTGAGGGCCGGTGGTGCTGTGGCCAGTTAAATTCGATACCCCCGGAAATCCATGGACCGGTTAAACCAACTAAAGCCGGTTTGATCACCTGGTTGTAATAGATAAAATGACGGTTTTTGGTCTTATCAAAAGCCATCTGCACCCTTCCGCCCAGTTCTGGCAGGATCATGATCTTTACAAAATCATTCTCAAGGTAAACTGCCTGGTAAGTTTTATCTATTTTTTCATCAGCAATTTTCTCGATCACAGGGTATGGATAAACAGCACCACTACTCCCCTGATACACTCTTTTTTCAATAAATACCGGATTCTTTTCCGGCAGGCCAACTTCATAGGTTGGAATAATAACAGTTTCTGTCCAAACTTTAACTTTCATATTTCGAATGAGCATTTTATATTTTTGATTGGGATTTTTTATGAGGTTGTTGATACCTGGAAGTGTTTAAAATCAATGCCCGATTAAGGTGGTTTCGAGTTCTTCTAACGTTTGTCCCTTTGTTTCTTTCACTTTACTTTTCACGAAGAAGAAACCAGCCAGACAGATTACCGCATAGAGGTAAAACGGACCAAAAGCACCGAGCCATTTGGCTAGAATCGGGAAGGTAAAAACCAGCACAAAATAGGCACTCCATAAAGCAACAATTGCTACCGACGAAGCTTTACCCCTGATACTGTTTGGAAATATCTCTGAGATCAGCACCCATGTAACCGGGGCCAACGAGGTAGCATAAGTGGCAATAGCCAAGAGTACGAAAACCGAAACCAGGTTAGCCTGTGCGTTGCTCTGCAAAAGGAAAGCCAGGATGATATACAATATAGAAAGCCCTAAAGAACCGATAAGCATCAACGGCCTACGCCCCAGTTTATCTACCTGCCACATCGCAACGATTGTAAACACGAGGTTCACGATGCCGATAGCAACGGTTTCGAAAAGCTGTCTATCTAAATTTGCACCTACAGCTTCGAATATGGTAGAGGTATAATTAAACACCACATTGATACCACATAATTGCTGAAAAACGGCTAAAGTGATACCTATTACTACTGCTGGGCGGATAGCCTTTGCGAAAACAGCGCGGTAAGTCTGTTTTTCTCCCCCACCGTCCATTGAAGTGGTGATTTTGGCAAAAGTCTGTTCTACAAAATAAGAATTACCAATTTTATTCAGCACTTTTTTGGCCTGATCTATCCTTCCGGCTTTGATTAGCCAACGCGGACTTTCAGGTAACCATAAAACACCCAATAAAAACAGTGCAGCAGGAACGGTCCCTAAGCCGAACATCCACCGCCAGGCATTAACGCCATAATCGGCCAGTTTATAATTGATCAAATTAGTAACTAAAATCCCGATTACTACTGTAAGCTGGTTAATTGCTACATTCCTACCACGCTTTTCAGGAGGGGAAACCTCTGCAATATACATTGGACTTAACATAGAGGCCATACCTACGCCGACACCGGCAGCGAAACGCATGAGGATAAAAACAGTGAGGTTATGAGAGAGGGCCATCCCGACTGAGGATACGGCAAATATTAATGCAGCCAGCATCAAACCTGGCTTGCGGCCTTTATTATCGGCAATATTTCCAGCCATTACACAGCCTAAAATACAGCCTAACGCCAAAGAACCGGTAAGAAAACCCTCCCAATAAGCATTAAGCGCAAATTCGGTGCGCAAAAAAGGTAAGGCACCTGATATTACAGCAAAATCGAAACCGAAAAGATACCCTCCAAGGGCCGATATAAAGGATATGCCTAAAATGTAAGTGTTATTGTAAGAAACAGTTTGATTGTCCATTATGACTTGTATTTGGTTAGCAGATCAACAATATAATCTGACATTCAAAACTAGTTATCCAATATTAACAATCAAATAGCCTATCAAGGCTATTTAATGGATAATCAACGCAATCACATGGACAATACTATCTAGTTAAATAATCGCAATCTTCGGGCTCAAAAATAAAAAATAGTTCCTT from Flavobacterium sp. W4I14 includes these protein-coding regions:
- a CDS encoding SP family xylose:H+ symportor-like MFS transporter (product_source=KO:K08138; cath_funfam=1.20.1250.20; cog=COG0477; ko=KO:K08138; pfam=PF00083; superfamily=103473; tigrfam=TIGR00879; transmembrane_helix_parts=Inside_1_11,TMhelix_12_34,Outside_35_48,TMhelix_49_71,Inside_72_82,TMhelix_83_101,Outside_102_105,TMhelix_106_128,Inside_129_140,TMhelix_141_160,Outside_161_169,TMhelix_170_192,Inside_193_250,TMhelix_251_273,Outside_274_287,TMhelix_288_310,Inside_311_316,TMhelix_317_336,Outside_337_345,TMhelix_346_368,Inside_369_380,TMhelix_381_403,Outside_404_407,TMhelix_408_427,Inside_428_449) produces the protein MDNQTVSYNNTYILGISFISALGGYLFGFDFAVISGALPFLRTEFALNAYWEGFLTGSLALGCILGCVMAGNIADNKGRKPGLMLAALIFAVSSVGMALSHNLTVFILMRFAAGVGVGMASMLSPMYIAEVSPPEKRGRNVAINQLTVVIGILVTNLINYKLADYGVNAWRWMFGLGTVPAALFLLGVLWLPESPRWLIKAGRIDQAKKVLNKIGNSYFVEQTFAKITTSMDGGGEKQTYRAVFAKAIRPAVVIGITLAVFQQLCGINVVFNYTSTIFEAVGANLDRQLFETVAIGIVNLVFTIVAMWQVDKLGRRPLMLIGSLGLSILYIILAFLLQSNAQANLVSVFVLLAIATYATSLAPVTWVLISEIFPNSIRGKASSVAIVALWSAYFVLVFTFPILAKWLGAFGPFYLYAVICLAGFFFVKSKVKETKGQTLEELETTLIGH